DNA sequence from the Rattus rattus isolate New Zealand chromosome 2, Rrattus_CSIRO_v1, whole genome shotgun sequence genome:
GGAAAGGGTATCTACACAGGTTAGGGTGGTACTGGGCTGGGTGGGGTAGGGAATAATTTATCCGCAGTCGCGGTGGATGGttaagggggaggggaagcagccTGACGGCAGTGGCAACCTAGGGGTCCCTTTCTTTCTTGACCTTGATGTCACCAGCAAGGATGGTAGCGATCTCGCCCTGCATGAAGGCCCAGGGGACAGAGGAACCCACCAGTGGGCATTTGTCTCCACTGGGGCAGTACACCTCTCCAGCTGGACCCTGTGCCTTGATGAACTCTCGGGAGCAAGGAAAGCAGAACTTGTGTCCGGGTACCGAGGGACACTGCACGAAGTGGgtgtcttccagcctttctctgcACAGGGTACAGCACAAGGGGGCTCCAGGGGTCGCCCCTGTGCCGCTACCACCCCCGCTGACAGCTTCAGCCCCGGCCGTGGGACTGACTTCTGCCTCTCCATTGCGTGCCACTAGACGATGCTGGGTTGGTGGCTGGGTCGTGGAGGAAGCTGCAGGGCTAGCACCCCCTGCACGGACAGAGCCTCCACCCCCACCAGGGTCCTTGGGTGAGTGGCCCAGAGCCTCCGCCACATTCTTAAGGGCAGCAATAGGTGAAGGCACACCAGGGGTCTCTGTAGAGTATGGACCGCCTGGTGCCACCCAGTGCCGCTGTTGCTGCTCCTCGGTGGTCATCTTCCCAGCTGTCTCGCCCTCGGGCTCAGGGGATGCTTTGCGACGTCGTGGCGTGGGCGCCAGGTTCCGGGATGGGGCTCTCGGTGGTGGGCCACACAGAGCAGCAGGGGCCGGTTCTGGGTACTGCTGGGGCAGGGCCTCCGCAGGAGCAGGCTCTCGGAAGCTTCGGACCCCATCCGTAAGTAGCTCTCCTAACTGGCGCCATTCCCCTGAGCCGTGGCGGCGTTCATATTCGAGGTACTTGAAGCCTGATGAGGCCAGGGCCTTCCCTGGCTCTCGAAGAGCATCATGAAACATCTGGCGAGCCACTGCAAGGACCCCCGCGTACACATTGCCAGAACCACAGGGATACTCGGTGAAGAGCTTCAGCTCAAACTCATAGCCAGGTGGGCGGGCAGTGGCATCAAAGGCAAACACCCGTCCCACCAGCCCATGGTCCTTCTTGAATCGGACATTGAAAGGGGCACAGGCAGACAGCGCCAGTAGCTGTTCCCTTACAGCCTTGGGACGCCCATGCCACTCCTCCGCCCGGCCCCGCATGGCCTCGTTCAGTTCTGCCAAACAGTCCGCattcctctgctgcttctccttctcgAAATCGGAGCCGAAAAGTGGACGAGCGGGGCTTAAGCCAGGTGCCAGCGTCAGAGCTCGGCCTCCGAGGCCAGACACTGCAGCTGCCAGCAGCCCGGGGGGCATCAGGCTGGGGATGGAGCCAAGCAAAGCCCTGCGTGCCCCTTCCGCCACGGCCTCCTCCCGGCCCAGCCCGTTGGCCAAGCGGGACCCCAGGGTGTACTCCAAAGCCGGCGAAGGCAGCGCCAGGCGGCTGGATGAAGTAGCCCTGTCATAGCGGTCCGGGCCTGAGACGCTACCTCCGGTCCCCGATGGCTGCGCCTGGGCCTGCGGGGGTGGCAACTGGGAGCCCTGGGAGCCCGTGGAGGCCAGGTCCTTGGAGGTCGGGTGCTTGAGAGCCGGGGGTCCGGGCGAGCGGCCCTCGGGGAGCACGTGGCTGCGCTTGAGCTGGCGGGCAGCGTCGATGAGCAGCTCGATGCGGTCCGCGCCCTCGAAATTCACGCACCCGCGGCACACGGCCTCGCTGAAGTCCCACACCATGGCCCACGGCATCTTGGGCAGGTCGCACAGGTAGCACCACTGGCGGCGGGACGCTTGCACGGACGCCATGGCGCCCCCCGGAGCGCCGCCAGGTGCCCCCGCTGTGCACCCGCCGCCCACGTTCACTCCGCCGTGCCCGGGGACCGGCGCGCGAGCCGCTCAGTCGGGCCTCCGGCTCGGCCTCCCCGCCGGATTCAGGCCCGGccccccttccccgccccctgggccctcagcctttttttttttttttttctcactcccGCCTCCGGTGGAGAAGGCAAGCCACGAGCACGCACGTCGGCGCCCCCGTCCGGTCCGCGCCGCGAGCCGAGATGCACAGCTCCAGCTCCTGAATGGGCCTCGGGCGCCGCCGCCCCAGGCTCCCGCCGCTTCGCTCGCGCCGCCGCCGACGCCGCTGCAACGGCCGCCgtcgcctcctcctccttcttctgcccCAGAGGCCGCTTCGCAGGGAAAGTTACATAACGCGCGGGCAAAgccttctgggaaatgtagtcccgTCGGGACTGCTTCTTAAAGGGGACTGGGCAGAAAGCAGTGGCGGGAAAAGAGGGCGCGCGCTGGTCTCTGTGTGCTTAATTCTCACTGTGCCTCGACAAAAAGCCGGGGTTCGCACACAGGATCCAGGAAATGGGTAATGGTTTCATAAATGCTCGAGGTGGTTAAGTTGCAGGGCATGCaattttccccattttttcttgaGACTTGGATTTATtctttagctcaggctggcctagaaggCTAgcctatgtagcctaggctggcctcattcTTGCTGCAAtctccctgcttcagccttctcgGTGGGTTTACAGGCCTGGGACCATACCCAGATCTCGGAAAGCAGTTTCTACTCTGATTTGCTGAGCAGTTTTAGAAAAGAGTCTTGCCCTCTCTTAGAATCCCGCCTCTTCGAGAAGGGCCAATAACGGGTTAGGAAGGCAGCAGCTTTTTGGGATGGGGCGGAGAGGTTCTGATTGGACGGTTTCAAGGGGATGGTTCAGGCAACTCTCTTTGAGAGTGGCGTCTACTTAGCAGTTtgtcctcccacccactccccagtGTCTTAGGTAACTAGCCTCAAGGGCGCCCCACAGGCAACAAGATGAGAAGACTGTAGGCTTCCGAGCCAGGCGcctgccttagtttcctcatctgctaAAGAATGTTCACTGAGCCTTCCAGTTCTGCTCCAGGTGCGCACGTACTTTGGTCTCTAAAGGGTTACACAGCTGGCTTCTCAGTACATCCCCAATTTCACTACAATTCCCAAAATGCTCTGCGAGATGGAcgcagtgacgtacttcctctgCCTGGAAGCTTAGGGGAGGCCTTCCCAATCCTTGCCCCCCCCCCTTACTAGCAGGGAATTTCGCTCCCCGCCCCCCATcgggggctggggttgggggctcTTATTACTCGTAGATTTGGAATGAAGGAGCCAAGAGGAGATTGCTGGGAAGGGCAACACCAAACCTCCAAGTGCTTAATGGCCTGGTGGGCCCAATCTGGCTCTGGGCACCCCATATTTTCTCTTCGTATTTTTTTgtagtgtgggggtgggggagggagaagcgATGTATGTCTCCAGGTCCTAGCTCACATCAGCCCTTTCGCCTCATTCGGCCTGGGCCCCCGCTGGTGCtctcaaaaaaacatttttttgtttctgaatgtCTTGTCAGTTTGCATTCTTCCAGGTTTCCACTTAGTGGAGGCTTGGCGGttttctcacccccaccccagagtagTCACAGCAGCCCAGGCTTTCTATTTCAGCGTTACAATTTTACCTACCACCTGCATTACTATTTTAACACTCCTCCCTTAAACAAATTGCCTATTTTTGTCGTTTCCTGGGAGATACTATGTTCACAACCACTGGTTTCGTGTACTACTGTTTATTTACTTTCTCTTGCTTATACGTGGTgctgggatggaatccagggctttatgctaagtgctctactactgagatGTGCTAGTagcctgtatttttattttgaaactgggCCTTACtaggtggcccaggctggctggcccgAGGCTCAGGATTTCTCCTTCCTCAACCTCCTGGAGGCTGAGATTTCAAAAGTACATTAACCATGcctggatttatttattgttttctttttctagagaCAGGTCTCTGAAGcacaggttagccttgaactcgaAGCAAGCTTTCTTAGTACTGGAACTGCACATGTGAGCCACAATCCCTTAGCTCTTTAAGGCTGTTTAAGCCTGTTTCTTGTTCCGTACACTCCTAGGGTCTGACCCTCAGGCAGGCTATCTGTCCTTGCCCGAGTTAACCACCCAAGTTGCTGTATTGAACTTCTAACAGACCTAGATAAACTCCAATTCAATCCTGTTTGTAAcgttctttggattttttttttttttttaaatacagggtAACAGACTGCTGAAGtaactggtgggattgcaaccttcAGTGTGTACTTCTACACCAGGGTTAGTTAAAGCTTTTAGGGGGAAAATCACCTGCCTCAGGTTCAGGAGGCATATCCTCCGGGAGGGTGTGGCCTACCAGGGGAGGGGTGGAGCAATCCTAAACGCTGGCCTCCCAAGGCCCGTCTCAGAGCCTCAAGTTAATTGTATGAAAATAAGTTTATTGACATCTTGTCAGCActgaagagaaagggggggggaggggctgagctCCAGAGGTCAGACACACCTTGCAGCCGTGGGAGGCAGAGGACCCAACCTATACCTCCCCAGTCAGAAttctgctgcctcctcctcagaATCCTCCACCTTCTACATTCTGATTTGTCTAGCAACTTCCAACCCTTCCGAAGAAGTCTGGGCTGGGGCAGTGGGGAGGTCCCCACACGTTGCTTCTCTTCAAGTCAAGAACAGTAACTATTCGGCAAAGGGGCAAGTCGCAGAGCCAGGAgatccctctcccaccccacaaaGGGCAATATAGTAACATAAAATTGATGGCTTAGAAGATGGGGTTACAGGAGGCAGTCGGGCGGACACCACTGTACCAGAGAAAGGGGCTGAGGGAGTCCGCCCGGGGACTCACCCAGAGAATCAGGCACTAACTAGCACAGGAAGTGGGGTGCTCACTTCCCTAGAGCAGGAAGCCAGGGTGCAGCTGGGATAGGCAAAGAGCATCTTCCTCCTCGACTGTGCCAAGCAGGGAGAGGGGTTGCAGGCAGGAGCGTGGACAGGGGTAGATTTCACGGAGACTTCCAGCGGCCCCGCCTCTTTCGCGTAGGGAAGCCTTTCCTCCTTTTGTGTGGGGGTGAGTCGTGGAGGGGAAGTGGTGCGACTGGGGGTGGTTTGGGCACCCCTTCCTCGCTCCTAGGGGAGATGATCACTCCCCTAGCTGCCACTACAGCCCCATCCACAACAGCAGCTACCACAGACACAGGCTCTGGGGCCAGCTCCACCTTGGGGGCAGGTGGTGGGAGGACTGGCTTGGGAGGTGGTGGCGGAGGtggcggcgggggcgggggctGCGGGTCAGCTGGGGTTCCCGGCAGAAGGGGTAACAGGGCGCTGAGGGCCTCGCTCAGTTTGGCCAGTCCCTGCCGAAGGGTGCCAGCCAGCTCCCTGATGGCATTGGCAGTCTCCTGCTGAGCCCGCAGGAAGTCCAGGGACTGTTCTGGGGCTGAGGTGGGCCGAGGAGGAGTTGGGCTAGGAGATGAGGGTGCCACTTGGGCCAGCGCCGTGGGTGGCggtggaggggcagggaggggtggaGACAAGGCCAGGCGGGGCAGCTGGACAGGCTGCATGGCTGCAGGGGACGGGGACTCACGCTCCTTGGCTTCCTGGGGGTTGCAAGAGGGCCGGGCCCAGGACTCTGGGCTGCTGGAGCCTCCCTTGCTCTGGGCTGGTGTATCTGTAAAGAGAGAGACCTTAGATAAGTCACAAAGAGCCCGCAAGGCTTCATTTCCGGTTTTGGCTTCCTCTCCCCAGAGCAATTGCTCAGTCCCTTCCTTCTTCaatgaaacagggtttctctggctggtACCAGCTAGTCTGCAACTCCGGATTCTCCTGCTTcggcttcctcttccttttcctcttcctcctcttctttttttttttttttttttcctttcggagctggggaccgaacccagggcctagcaagcgctctaccactgagctaaatccccaaccccttctgcttcagcttcctaagtgcaGGGGTtacaggtgggcaccaccacacctggcttgattTAGGCTTTGCAAAGACCACACCCTTCAGGAATGCTGGCACCCCAGTActtaggaagccaaggcaggggaTTTGAGAAGTTTAAGGCCTGTATTCACTGTATACACAGATTAAAGGCCAGTTTGGACTACATTAGACCATTAGACCAtatcaaaaggaataaaaacattttaagatctCTCCTGCATCAGCAATactcagaaatacacacacacacacacacacacacacacacacacacaatcaaaatttaaaaaaaaagctaggtcACTATGGAGGCTCTTGCTTGAAATACTTGTATTCTGGAGAACTGCTTGGAGCCTCAGGCCAACCTAGTCAACCTAGGGTTATAGAGCAAGACTGTATCTCAAATGAGCACACTAGTCATACCTAAGTTAGAGCCTGTCAGAGACAGCCCATGACGTCAATGTTTGAAAACAGTGGAGTGGATGCATTAAACTTTGTTGGGGTGGTCCTTTTGTGTGCTGTGTAAAGATTGATGTTGTGTTATTCCACACGCTGATCTCTGTACCAAGCGGACATCCGATTACAGTCCGGACTTCCCGTATTGTTATTCTAGATGCTCAGCACCTGTATTGGATTTTGTAAGAACTCCCCCTCTCACCTTCCTATTGGTTTAAGGAAAAAACCTGACAGCCTATAGCAAAGGAGGGGAGACTAGGCGGGACATCTGACaagagataggaactctgggaaaaaaaaaagtcaggcgtGGGAGAATCTGCCAGCCAGACAGGAAGAAGCAGTGCCAGGCGGTGAGACTGCGAGGTACCAAGCCTCACGACAGCCTGTAGGTTGTAAGACCTAGCTGGGAACAAGAGTAAGCTAAGGCCTAATGCTATTATAAGTAAATATAAGTCTCTGTGTCAGTATTCAGAGCTGGGGCAAGCAGAGAAAGCCCTCATGGTTATGAATGGCACCCAGTGTGGGGCACGAACCCATGACCCTGAGATTAAGAGTCTTATGCTCTACCGACTGAGCTAGCTGGGCAACCTGGTGGTCAGCTTTAGGGGACAAAAAGCCTTGCAAGTCTTACTGACCCCTTGGTAGCAAGAGGCTCTGTGGCCTCCACAAAGCCCAGAACCATCTGGACACTCAACCCTGCTCCTCTCAGCTGGAGTTCATGGAGAGAAGCGGAGTGGCTAGCACACTGGTTCTAACTCTCGGAAGCTCTTTCCAGCCAGGACGGCAGGATTTCCTAGTTCTATCCCAGTGGGTCCTCACGACCTGAGATATCATTCACACTCTTGGATTTAAACTGTCTGCTGAGAGGACCATGTTCTCTAGCCTCGCGAGCTAGAGCAGCTCTCTAGAGGCTATGCTCACATCCACCCGTGCATTGTCTGGACACCTCAAACTCACTACTGAACTGAGTTCCTGACCCACCACCCCTCATTTCCTCATCCGCTCCTGCCTCAGAAGGTAGCAGTTCCATCTTCTAGTTGCTGGGGCTAACACAACTGTcatcccccattctcttcccatCCTGGAGTTGGAACAGTGTTAGGTATGCCTTCTACCATAAGCACACCTTGtcttagtagtgtgtgtgtgtgtg
Encoded proteins:
- the Irf2bp1 gene encoding interferon regulatory factor 2-binding protein 1 codes for the protein MASVQASRRQWCYLCDLPKMPWAMVWDFSEAVCRGCVNFEGADRIELLIDAARQLKRSHVLPEGRSPGPPALKHPTSKDLASTGSQGSQLPPPQAQAQPSGTGGSVSGPDRYDRATSSSRLALPSPALEYTLGSRLANGLGREEAVAEGARRALLGSIPSLMPPGLLAAAVSGLGGRALTLAPGLSPARPLFGSDFEKEKQQRNADCLAELNEAMRGRAEEWHGRPKAVREQLLALSACAPFNVRFKKDHGLVGRVFAFDATARPPGYEFELKLFTEYPCGSGNVYAGVLAVARQMFHDALREPGKALASSGFKYLEYERRHGSGEWRQLGELLTDGVRSFREPAPAEALPQQYPEPAPAALCGPPPRAPSRNLAPTPRRRKASPEPEGETAGKMTTEEQQQRHWVAPGGPYSTETPGVPSPIAALKNVAEALGHSPKDPGGGGGSVRAGGASPAASSTTQPPTQHRLVARNGEAEVSPTAGAEAVSGGGSGTGATPGAPLCCTLCRERLEDTHFVQCPSVPGHKFCFPCSREFIKAQGPAGEVYCPSGDKCPLVGSSVPWAFMQGEIATILAGDIKVKKERDP
- the Mypop gene encoding myb-related transcription factor, partner of profilin, which codes for MASATAAAAPGEAEETTRLRKPRFSFEENQILIREVRAHYPQLYGAQSRRVSVAERRRVWDSIATKINGITSWKRTGQEVQKRWNDFKRRTKEKLARVPHSTQGAGPAAEDAFSAEEETIFAILGPGVAGPGAGAGAEESPAAASSQPQASTASTQRYVLSEDRRQDRRADTPAQSKGGSSSPESWARPSCNPQEAKERESPSPAAMQPVQLPRLALSPPLPAPPPPPTALAQVAPSSPSPTPPRPTSAPEQSLDFLRAQQETANAIRELAGTLRQGLAKLSEALSALLPLLPGTPADPQPPPPPPPPPPPPKPVLPPPAPKVELAPEPVSVVAAVVDGAVVAARGVIISPRSEEGVPKPPPVAPLPLHDSPPHKRRKGFPTRKRRGRWKSP